The Astyanax mexicanus isolate ESR-SI-001 chromosome 20, AstMex3_surface, whole genome shotgun sequence genome contains a region encoding:
- the sparta gene encoding spartin a isoform X2 — translation MEALEPAELQLIKNHYEKAYECLSMGLREDESGNKGRAVVLYRLGRRHLLQGLEVRTTGERCVGAVWESARQLQLKMNESLSNITTRLAVLETTTGPGATGAQALYPNLSFLLEPCRPASAKRPHANRRLSPTASGGVPYLPTSPNTASDVPSELPPAYTPQPTDGHLSLSPRPNQGPRQQSLTESGEDLLFLPHGVQIFFVTADGQVSTPLYPGYLRIFLNSKQNRDSSDCRHPPAYLQVCDWLYPLFPDSPVLLSNTGVFTFPDTTATVPGSCVGVVLSPELPAADRALFQEHLSVLTQLRVQPEDVESDEPTRMDTVNLSEKALNDSADETDLEQAKEEKVLPEWSEKMSQGILAGASWLSRGLVQGAEATGKAISKGATKLREHMTPEETPAEVNPRVTRGLQVAKQATGGAAKVSNFLVGGLSSVVELVGKELTPHVKKHSSKLIPESFKTNKEACANMGGAKAVAASSLKGLSTIWSGLETAAKTVGKSASSETVQTVKHKFRGLESILEPSSNM, via the exons ATGGAAGCTCTTGAGCCCGCTGAGCTGCAGCTCATCAAGAACCACTATGAGAAAGCGTATGAATGCCTCAGCATGGGACTGAGGGAGGATGAATCGGGGAACAAAGGCCGAGCTGTGGTGCTGTATCGTCTGGGCCGCCGCCACCTCCTCCAGGGTCTGGAGGTGCGCACCACTGGTGAACGGTGTGTGGGAGCTGTCTGGGAATCTGCTCGCCAGTTGCAGCTGAAGATGAACGAGAGCCTCAGCAACATCACCACTCGGCTGGCTGTGCTGGAGACCACCACAGGCCCAGGGGCCACAGGGGCCCAGGCGCTTTATCCAAACCTGTCGTTCCTCCTGGAGCCTTGTAGACCTGCCAGTGCTAAGAGGCCCCATGCTAACAGGAGGCTGTCCCCCACAGCTTCTGGAGGTGTTCCTTATCTGCCAACCTCCCCAAACACAGCCTCAGATGTACCCAGTGAGCTGCCCCCAGCATACACCCCTCAGCCCACAGACGGGCACCTCTCACTTTCTCCAAGACCAAATCAGGGTCCCCGCCAACAGAGTTTGACAGAGAGTGGCGAGGATCTCTTGTTTCTGCCACACGGGGTGCAGATATTCTTTGTGACGGCCGATGGCCAGGTCAGCACTCCTTTATATCCGGGATATCTCCGTATCTTCTTAAACAGCAAGCAGAATCGGGACAGCAGTGACTGCAGACATCCTCCGGCTTACTTACAG GTGTGTGATTGGCTCTACCCACTGTTTCCTGACTCGCCTGTCCTGCTTAGCAACACTGGTGTGTTCACATTCCctgataccacagcaacagtGCCGGGGTCCTGCGTCGGCGTGGTGCTGTCCCCAGAGCTGCCTGCAGCGGACAGAGCTCTCTTCCAGGAACACCTTTCAGTTCTTACGCAGCTCAGAGTACAG CCTGAAGATGTTGAATCAGATGAACCTACAAGGATGGACACCGTTAACCTGAGTGAAAAGGCTCTCAACGATTCTGCAGATGAGACAGACCTAGAACAAGCAAAAGAGGAGAAGGTCTTGCCTGAATGGAGTGAGAAGATGTCACAGGGCATTCTGGCAG GGGCTTCGTGGCTCAGTCGAGGACTTGTGCAGGGAGCAGAGGCCACAGGAAAAGCCATTTCGAAAGGAGCCACGAAACTGCGTGAACACATGACCCCGGAGGAAACACCGGCGGAGGTCAACCCCAGGGTCACCAGGGGTCTGCAGGTAGCCAAGCAGGCCACAGGGGGCGCGGCCAAAGTCAGTAATTTTTTGG TTGGTGGCCTCTCCTCTGTGGTTGAACTTGTGGGCAAGGAGCTGACTCCTCACGTCAAAAAGCATAGCAGCAAACTCATCCCAGAATCCTTTAAGACAAATAAAGAAGCCTGCGCCAACATGGGTGGAGCCAAAGCGGTGGCAGCAAGTAGCCTAAAAG GTTTGTCAACCATATGGTCAGGTCTGGAGACGGCGGCGAAGACAGTCGGTAAAAGCGCCAGCTCTGAGACGGTGCAGACTGTGAAGCACAA ATTTAGGGGTCTAGAAAGCATCTTGGAGCCCTCTAGCAACATGTAA
- the ccna1 gene encoding cyclin-A1, whose amino-acid sequence MSSSALAPFASRSSRENISAQARMDGPRLKAGQRVVLGVLTENDHHNRTCNQAVPVKRGSGSQNVSGLGINTSNQSNSAVSCVQVAESVVPAPRLIGEQGADSLILHSSALQMISAVSGLSTGSCLDASMQSLEEEEVAVTEDVLCVPEYAEDIHRHLRESEIRYRPKPGYMRKQPDITNCMRVILIDWLVEVAEEYKLCSETVYLAVNYLDRFLSSMSVLRGKLQLVGTAAILVAAKYEEIYPPEVDEFVYITDDTYSKKQLLRMEHLILKVLSFDMTAPTSYQFLTQYVLVERVCSETANLALYLSELTLLEVEPFLQHLPSKIAAAAYCLANYTLNRTLWPDALHAFTGYSLAEIAQCLIALHKLHLSAESRPQQAIREKYKSSEYSSVSLIKPVEGLPLH is encoded by the exons ATGAGCTCTAGCGCCCTCGCTCCGTTTGCCAGCCGTAGCAGCCGAGAGAACATCTCTGCTCAGGCAAGGATGGATGGTCCTCGTCTGAAAGCTGGCCAAAGAgtggttttgggtgttttgacTGAAAATGATCACCATAACAGGACTTGTAACCAA gcTGTTCCTGTTAAACGTGGATCAGGATCTCAAAATGTGTCTGGCCTTGGAATCAACACCTCAAACCAGTCCAATTCTGCAGTTAGCTGTGTTCAGGTGGCTGAGTCGGTTGTACCAGCACCCAGGCTTATTGGGGAGCAGGGAGCTGACTCGCTTATTCTTCATTCTTCAGCACTTCAGATGATAAGTGCTGTGAGCGGCTTAAGCACAG GATCATGCTTGGATGCTTCTATGCAGtcactggaggaggaggaagtggCTGTTACTGAGGATGTGTTGTGCGTACCTGAATATGCTGAGGACATCCACAGGCACCTTCGAGAGAGTGAG ATAAGGTACAGGCCCAAGCCTGGCTATATGAGGAAGCAGCCAGACATCACAAACTGCATGAGGGTCATCTTGATTGACTGGCTGGTGGAGGTTGCTGAAGAGTACAAGCTGTGCTCAGAGACTGTCTACTTGGCAGTGAACTACCTGGATCGCTTCCTATCTTCCATGTCTGTGCTTCGTGGAAAGCTGCAGCTTGTGGGAACTGCCGCAATACTTGTGGCTGC GAAATATGAAGAAATCTACCCACCAGAAGTGGATGAGTTTGTGTACATCACAGATGACACTTACTCCAAGAAACAGCTGCTGCGAATGGAGCACCTCATTCTCAAAGTACTGTCCTTCGACATGACTGCACCTACGAGTTACCAGTTTTTGACGCAGTATGTCTTGGTAGAGCGTGTCTGTTCCGAAACAGCAAATCTTGCCCTG TATCTTTCAGAGCTGACCCTGCTTGAGGTTGAGCCATTTTTGCAGCATCTTCCTTCTAAGATTGCTGCTGCAGCTTACTGCCTGGCTAACTACACCCTCAACAGGACCCTATGG CCTGATGCCTTGCATGCTTTCACTGGCTACTCTCTGGCAGAGATTGCTCAGTGTTTAATTGCGCTCCATAAGCTCCACCTAAGTGCTGAAAGTCGTCCCCAGCAGGCTATTCGTGAGAAGTACAAGAGTTCAGA GTACTCCAGTGTGTCGCTGATTAAACCAGTGGAAGGTCTTCCACTGCACTGA